TGCGAAAATAGTCGACGTCTGCGAACTTGTTTGAGAATGATATCGGTGCTGAAAAGCACCGTATCTGGAGTGGTAGTTCAGTTGGTTAGAATACCGGCCTGTCACGCCGGGGGTCGCGGGTTCGAGCCCCGTCCACTCCGCCAACATTGAAACCCTGTCGATGCAAATCGACAGGGTTTTTTCTTTTGCGGTTTGGTTTTACATTCCGATCGCCCAAGGGTTTCGATGGTCGCCTGACGAGCGTGGGGCGAGGTCTGCACCATGGATATCTCATTCACCCTGAGATTGAGGCTGTTGCAGGAAACTGGTGGCTCGGCTTGGTGGCAGCGACGAATCCAGCCAGGTTTCCAGCTTGGAATTCCACCTCGGTTGACCGTCTTCACCCGATGGGTTGACCATGGGATTCAGGAGCCCATCGGCCAAGGGATTGGCCGCCGGATTGGCGAGGCGGTCGCCTCTAGATTGCAGCAGCACCAAATTCTGACTGCGTCGTTCAGACGAAGGGTTAGGCTGGGCCTGCGGCGACGGAGTTCGAAACCCCAGGCGTTGCAAGCCAGGGCTCGCCCACCCTCGCGCTCAAACGTCAGGATATTGCGCTTTGCGCACAGCGGTATAACTCCACCAATCCCGCGCCGGACCGCCATTCATGAAATCAACGGCGGCCATGAGCGTATCCAGCACGCACGGATCGTGACGTTGCCCCGTGAGTTTGCACAGGCGCTGGTAGAGCGCAAAGGCATCGGCGCCGACCAGGTCGACCGGCAAGCGAATCCCCAACACCTCGAAGTCCGCCACCATGGCAGGACCGATGTTGGGAATCTGGCGCAAGTGTCGGCACTCTGCCGCCGATGCCGCTTTGCTGCTGCTGCGGGCGACCCTCGTTGCTGGACTGGACGTCATCGTCTTTCATCTCCGCATTGGCTTGAGCCGCACTTTGAGCGTCGACCTTTAAGCGTCCGCCGTCACCCGTCGGCCTTTTGGTATGGACCTTTATGCGCCGACCGTTACGCGCCGACCGTTACGCGTCGACGATTACGCGTCGACGGTTTCGCGTCGACGGTTTCGCCTCAATGGAATCCAGCCCGGATCAGTCCGACGGCCAGGCCTTCCAAGGCGAAGCTCTCATCGCCGGCCGGCACGTCGATGGGCTGGAAGTCGGGATTCTCCGGCAGCAGACGAATGCCGCCCGCATGCCGCTGGAAGCGTTTCACGGTGACTTCGTCGCCAATACGGGCCACCACCACCTGGCCGTTGCGCGCCTCGCTGGTTTTCTGGACTGCGAGCAGGTCGCCATCCATGATGCCGATGTCCTTCATGCTCATGCCTTTGACCCGCAGCAGGAAGTCCGGCGTGCGGGAGAAGACCGAGGGATCGACGCTATAGTGCTGCTCCACATGTTCCTCAGCGAGGATGGGCGAGCCGGCAGCGACCCGACCCACCAGCGGCAGCGTGAGTTGCGCGAGGTTGGGAATCGGCAACGCAAACTGGCGGTGCTCGCGGGCTTGATTCACTTCGCGTAGCGTCGGTGTGGGCAAGCGGATACCGCGTGCGGTGCCGCCCAGCAATTCGATCACGCCTTTTCGCGCCAGCGCTTGCAGGTGTTCCTCTGCGGCATTGGCGGAGCGAAAACCCAGCTCGGTCGCGATTTCCGCGCGAGTGGGTGGCGAGCCGGTGCGCTCGATGCTGCGCCGGACCAGGTCGAAAATCTGTTGTTGGCGGGCGGTGAGTTTCGGGGGTGTATCCACGTGCGCAGCCTTTGGTGGTCAGGGGTCATGGATGGAAATGCCTTTGCTCTGTCACCTGTGCCGCAGCGCTGGTCAAAGCAGTGATGCATC
The Roseateles amylovorans genome window above contains:
- a CDS encoding helix-hairpin-helix domain-containing protein, whose product is MTSSPATRVARSSSKAASAAECRHLRQIPNIGPAMVADFEVLGIRLPVDLVGADAFALYQRLCKLTGQRHDPCVLDTLMAAVDFMNGGPARDWWSYTAVRKAQYPDV
- the lexA gene encoding transcriptional repressor LexA is translated as MDTPPKLTARQQQIFDLVRRSIERTGSPPTRAEIATELGFRSANAAEEHLQALARKGVIELLGGTARGIRLPTPTLREVNQAREHRQFALPIPNLAQLTLPLVGRVAAGSPILAEEHVEQHYSVDPSVFSRTPDFLLRVKGMSMKDIGIMDGDLLAVQKTSEARNGQVVVARIGDEVTVKRFQRHAGGIRLLPENPDFQPIDVPAGDESFALEGLAVGLIRAGFH